In the genome of Listeria cossartiae subsp. cossartiae, one region contains:
- a CDS encoding amino acid ABC transporter ATP-binding protein, with translation MITIKNIQKSFGENQVLKGIDLTVKKGEVVTILGPSGSGKTTFLRCLNLLERPENGEISMHDQIINCKKPSKKEVLQLRKNTAMVFQQYNLFSHKTVIQNVMEGLTVARKIPKKAAREIAERELTKVGLADKFSAYPSQLSGGQKQRVGIARALAINPDVILFDEPTAALDPELVGEVLEVMLEIARAGATMIVVTHEMEFAKRVADQVVFMDGGLIVEQGTPDEVFNHTKEERTKRFLHRVSADYLYEIKEVKKERVI, from the coding sequence ATGATTACCATTAAAAATATTCAAAAAAGCTTTGGCGAAAATCAGGTTTTAAAAGGAATTGATTTAACCGTGAAAAAGGGCGAAGTAGTAACGATACTCGGTCCAAGTGGGTCAGGGAAAACCACCTTTTTACGCTGCTTAAACTTACTGGAACGACCCGAAAATGGCGAAATTTCGATGCATGACCAAATAATTAACTGCAAGAAACCAAGCAAGAAAGAAGTGTTGCAACTGCGAAAGAATACCGCGATGGTTTTTCAACAATACAATCTCTTTTCGCATAAAACGGTCATTCAAAATGTGATGGAAGGACTGACCGTTGCGAGAAAAATCCCGAAAAAAGCAGCACGTGAAATTGCCGAACGCGAGCTCACGAAAGTAGGATTGGCAGATAAATTCAGCGCTTATCCTTCCCAGCTTTCTGGCGGACAAAAACAACGTGTTGGCATTGCGCGGGCGCTCGCGATTAATCCGGATGTCATTTTATTTGATGAACCAACAGCCGCACTGGATCCAGAGCTTGTCGGTGAAGTTTTAGAAGTAATGTTAGAAATTGCGCGGGCTGGCGCGACGATGATTGTTGTTACACATGAAATGGAATTCGCAAAACGGGTCGCGGATCAAGTCGTTTTCATGGACGGGGGATTAATTGTCGAACAAGGCACGCCAGATGAAGTATTCAATCATACAAAAGAAGAACGAACCAAACGCTTTTTACACCGAGTCTCAGCGGATTATTTATATGAAATCAAAGAAGTGAAAAAGGAGCGTGTCATATGA
- a CDS encoding GNAT family N-acetyltransferase, with product MTEDIFRVATVEDAPEFLELLSSAFQSVKELGIDWPSTNADLAMVTENIVNSSAFVLERNGKLISTITVRFPWESSSPPSKYPFVWWFATAPELAGQGIGDKLLTYVEERVLRDTLKAPALTLGTSARKHPWLLDMYLRRGYEVYFEHEEDGDVGVMMRKILIPEKFDATLLGIPSWT from the coding sequence ATGACAGAAGATATTTTTAGAGTAGCGACTGTGGAAGATGCGCCAGAGTTTTTGGAATTGTTATCGAGTGCTTTTCAATCAGTGAAGGAACTCGGGATTGATTGGCCTTCAACTAATGCTGATTTGGCGATGGTAACAGAAAATATTGTGAATTCTTCTGCGTTTGTTTTAGAGCGGAATGGTAAATTAATTTCGACAATTACCGTTCGTTTTCCGTGGGAGAGTAGTTCACCGCCTTCTAAATACCCATTTGTTTGGTGGTTTGCAACGGCTCCAGAACTTGCAGGACAAGGGATTGGCGATAAATTACTAACATATGTGGAAGAGCGAGTCCTTCGTGATACCTTGAAAGCTCCGGCGCTTACGCTTGGAACATCTGCCAGGAAACATCCGTGGCTTCTTGATATGTATTTGCGCCGCGGTTATGAAGTTTATTTTGAACATGAAGAAGACGGTGATGTTGGCGTGATGATGCGGAAAATCTTAATTCCAGAAAAATTCGACGCCACATTACTTGGAATACCTAGCTGGACATAA
- a CDS encoding amino acid ABC transporter permease, which yields MPLDVPFIGTAVMAMLKTIPLTLAMTFFPILFGFIIAIGLTLVRMYHVRFLEPIAKFYVSFFRSTPAILHIMLIYLGIPLIVDFLSKTFDLSISANKIPVVIFVIIALSFTAGAYLTEILRSGIIAVDIGQMEAAYSMGYTHGQAIRKVLLPQAFMIALPNFTNLCIGFLHTTSIAAIVAVPEITGMATIVASDNYAFLEAFIGAALIYWFLTMLIEAINYILEKNIAKYQGGTV from the coding sequence ATGCCGCTTGATGTGCCTTTTATTGGAACAGCCGTAATGGCGATGTTAAAAACGATACCATTAACACTTGCGATGACCTTCTTTCCGATACTGTTCGGCTTTATTATCGCAATTGGTCTGACGTTGGTTCGGATGTATCATGTACGTTTTTTAGAACCAATTGCTAAGTTTTATGTTTCCTTTTTTCGAAGTACGCCAGCAATTTTGCATATTATGCTGATTTACTTAGGAATTCCGCTGATTGTTGATTTTTTAAGTAAGACATTTGATTTAAGCATATCTGCGAATAAAATTCCGGTTGTGATTTTTGTGATTATCGCGCTATCTTTTACGGCGGGGGCTTACCTCACCGAGATTTTGCGCTCAGGCATCATTGCCGTTGACATCGGACAAATGGAAGCTGCCTACTCAATGGGTTACACGCACGGCCAAGCGATTCGCAAAGTCTTATTGCCGCAAGCCTTTATGATCGCTCTGCCGAATTTTACCAATTTATGCATTGGATTTTTACATACTACATCCATCGCAGCTATCGTTGCAGTCCCCGAAATCACAGGAATGGCAACGATTGTAGCATCTGACAATTACGCATTTCTCGAAGCATTTATCGGCGCCGCACTCATTTATTGGTTTTTAACTATGTTGATTGAAGCAATTAATTACATTTTGGAAAAGAATATCGCTAAATACCAAGGAGGGACAGTATGA
- a CDS encoding amino acid ABC transporter substrate-binding protein, whose protein sequence is MKKKYGVLALALTAALTLSACGAGDEPEAANEKVQTITVGTGTQFPNVCFLDENGKLTGYDVELVKEIDKRLPGYKFKFKTMDFSNLLVSLGAGKVDIVAHQMEKSKEREKKFLFNDVAYNNFPLQLTVLDSNNSINSTKDLAGKRVITSATSNGALILKKINEEQGNNFEIAYEGQGSNDAANQLKTGRADATISTPFAVDFQNKTSAIKEKVVGDVLSNAKVYFMLGKDETKLSKDVDKALQSIIDDGTLKKLSEKWLGADYSKEQY, encoded by the coding sequence ATGAAAAAGAAATACGGAGTTTTGGCACTGGCACTCACGGCAGCATTAACATTAAGCGCATGTGGAGCAGGAGATGAACCAGAAGCAGCCAATGAAAAAGTACAAACAATCACGGTCGGAACAGGCACACAATTTCCGAATGTCTGCTTTTTAGATGAAAATGGCAAATTAACTGGCTATGATGTCGAACTAGTGAAAGAAATCGATAAACGTTTGCCAGGTTATAAATTCAAATTTAAGACGATGGATTTTTCCAATTTACTCGTTAGTCTTGGAGCTGGAAAAGTAGATATCGTCGCGCATCAAATGGAAAAAAGCAAAGAACGCGAGAAGAAGTTTTTATTTAATGATGTCGCGTATAATAATTTCCCATTGCAGCTGACGGTACTAGATAGTAACAACAGCATTAATAGTACAAAAGATTTAGCTGGGAAACGCGTTATCACGAGTGCCACTTCGAATGGCGCACTAATTTTAAAGAAAATTAATGAAGAACAAGGTAATAATTTTGAAATTGCGTATGAAGGACAAGGATCGAATGACGCAGCGAACCAACTAAAAACAGGTCGCGCTGATGCAACAATTTCCACACCATTTGCGGTAGATTTCCAAAATAAAACAAGCGCAATCAAAGAAAAAGTAGTTGGCGATGTTTTATCTAATGCGAAAGTATATTTCATGCTTGGAAAAGATGAAACGAAATTAAGCAAAGATGTAGATAAGGCTCTACAGTCCATTATTGACGACGGGACATTAAAAAAATTAAGCGAAAAATGGCTTGGCGCAGATTATTCAAAAGAACAATATTAA
- a CDS encoding glutaredoxin family protein, whose amino-acid sequence MANVVVWSKVGCHYCKDVKDYLTEQKIVFQDIDVTDHDYLREVLQAKYGIRHVPVVEIGDIEKGTYQAVVEIGIEHLEKALFEKEEVK is encoded by the coding sequence ATGGCTAATGTCGTCGTTTGGAGTAAAGTAGGGTGTCACTATTGTAAAGATGTGAAAGATTATTTAACCGAGCAAAAAATTGTCTTCCAAGATATCGACGTCACCGACCACGATTATTTACGAGAAGTACTCCAAGCCAAATACGGTATCCGCCATGTCCCGGTCGTAGAAATCGGCGACATTGAAAAAGGGACTTACCAAGCAGTTGTAGAAATTGGCATCGAACATTTAGAAAAAGCATTATTTGAAAAGGAGGAAGTAAAATGA
- a CDS encoding Na+/H+ antiporter, whose amino-acid sequence MEIFELILLMLSAVFLSNVLSRFLPSIAVPLIQVLLGIILAIPLGDHTMDLNPELFLLLFMAPILFNDGASTDKKSLWKNRKAILSLSIGLVFVTVGILGAFIHYLIPAIPFAAAFALAAALAPTDAVAVGALAEKVRVPHKIMHILEGESLINDASGLVSFQFAVLALVTGTFSFMSAGTSFLLLSLGGIALGAVLSMLKIGLMRGLRQLGIENMTSFMLMEILLPFLIFMVAEKIGVNGILAVVSGGMVHSFSYKKINPEMAQLNLLSKNTWSVIIFSLNGLVFILLGTQLPQILTTIWQDANIQKGMLFVYILGITFLLLGLRFLWILFFRNYEENPKADLASRLKNTFLYTVAGVRGTITLVSALSLPFVLGNGDAFPERDLLIFIAAGVIITTLLLANFTLPLFAAKKDVVTADHTTDIMLLRDIVQQLQAYKTDENTVEMNKVLNMYNNRIFSLMEHKEVSATERELRRLTQEWQLENTRRLVFERKIDTGVGLSLMMRLGKRLYVQTRAEKYRARKRYRQLLSHSIRDFRIVPLTFEERRKERAKLQNENNQFVIQKLQELDPNEFNPEIISLYLMNFERALGHRSNKKESDDEALQTTIDLASQIERETIQQYFEKGTITRKEMKVYRDNLLAIEANLQLEF is encoded by the coding sequence ATGGAGATTTTTGAACTGATTTTATTAATGTTAAGCGCGGTATTTTTATCAAATGTGCTAAGTCGATTTTTGCCGAGCATTGCGGTACCTCTAATTCAGGTGCTGCTCGGGATTATTTTAGCGATTCCGCTTGGGGATCATACGATGGATTTGAATCCGGAGTTGTTTTTATTACTCTTTATGGCGCCGATTCTTTTTAATGATGGAGCTAGTACGGATAAAAAATCTTTATGGAAAAATCGGAAGGCTATTTTGTCGCTATCGATTGGATTAGTGTTTGTTACGGTGGGGATTTTAGGTGCGTTTATTCATTACTTAATTCCAGCGATACCATTTGCGGCTGCGTTTGCACTTGCTGCGGCACTGGCGCCAACCGATGCAGTTGCGGTCGGTGCGCTAGCTGAAAAAGTAAGAGTACCACATAAAATTATGCACATTTTAGAAGGTGAGTCACTTATTAACGACGCTTCTGGACTTGTTTCCTTTCAATTCGCCGTCTTGGCGCTTGTAACGGGCACATTTTCGTTTATGTCAGCGGGAACTAGTTTCTTGCTATTGTCGCTTGGTGGGATTGCGCTTGGAGCAGTGCTGAGTATGCTGAAAATCGGCCTTATGCGCGGTTTACGCCAGTTGGGGATAGAAAACATGACTTCCTTTATGCTAATGGAAATTTTGCTGCCATTTTTGATTTTTATGGTAGCGGAAAAAATTGGCGTGAACGGGATTTTGGCCGTAGTCAGCGGTGGAATGGTGCATTCATTTAGTTATAAAAAAATAAATCCTGAAATGGCGCAATTGAATTTGTTGTCAAAAAACACTTGGTCAGTAATTATTTTTAGTTTGAATGGCTTAGTATTTATTCTGCTTGGGACGCAGTTGCCGCAAATTTTGACGACTATTTGGCAAGATGCGAACATCCAAAAAGGAATGCTGTTTGTCTATATTTTAGGAATTACTTTTTTGCTACTCGGTTTACGGTTTTTATGGATTTTATTCTTCCGTAATTACGAGGAAAATCCGAAAGCTGATTTAGCTAGCAGATTGAAAAATACGTTTCTATATACGGTGGCTGGGGTTCGTGGAACGATAACTTTAGTCAGTGCGTTGTCATTACCATTTGTGCTTGGAAATGGCGATGCTTTTCCTGAGCGGGACTTGCTGATTTTTATTGCAGCAGGTGTCATTATCACGACGCTACTTTTGGCCAATTTCACGTTACCACTTTTTGCGGCGAAAAAGGATGTTGTTACGGCGGACCATACGACAGACATCATGTTACTTCGCGATATCGTACAGCAACTGCAAGCTTATAAAACAGATGAAAATACCGTGGAAATGAATAAAGTATTAAATATGTATAATAATCGGATTTTCTCGTTAATGGAGCATAAAGAAGTGAGCGCGACGGAGCGAGAGTTGCGGCGATTAACGCAAGAATGGCAGCTTGAAAATACGAGAAGATTAGTTTTTGAGCGAAAAATTGACACTGGGGTAGGGCTTTCGCTAATGATGCGGCTTGGGAAACGACTTTATGTCCAAACGCGGGCAGAGAAGTATCGCGCAAGAAAAAGGTATCGCCAACTACTAAGTCATAGCATTCGTGATTTTCGCATTGTGCCGCTTACGTTTGAAGAACGCCGAAAAGAACGTGCCAAATTGCAAAATGAAAATAATCAATTCGTCATTCAAAAACTGCAAGAACTGGATCCGAATGAATTTAACCCGGAAATCATTTCGCTTTATTTGATGAATTTTGAACGGGCGTTAGGTCACCGGTCGAATAAAAAAGAAAGCGATGATGAGGCGCTACAAACAACTATTGACTTAGCTTCTCAAATTGAACGCGAGACGATTCAGCAGTATTTTGAAAAAGGGACAATTACTCGGAAAGAAATGAAAGTGTATCGTGATAACTTGCTCGCAATTGAAGCGAATTTGCAATTAGAATTTTAA
- the ssuE gene encoding NADPH-dependent FMN reductase has translation MGKVTIIAGGIKTESRLTGLIQLAANELVNNGTEVRIIEVHKIQAEALVTADFTHPDIQLANSEVENSSGVIIATPIFKASYSGVLKAYLDLLPLKALKGKVVLPLGLGGSNGHLLALQYALDPVLKELGAETILKGQFTVDKQIERLGDGLYEIEAAAKERLDLALSQFISLLNQNSVEV, from the coding sequence ATGGGGAAAGTGACAATTATTGCTGGGGGAATCAAAACGGAATCTCGACTTACAGGCTTAATCCAACTAGCAGCAAATGAATTAGTAAATAATGGTACGGAAGTGAGAATTATCGAAGTGCATAAAATTCAGGCAGAAGCGTTAGTGACCGCGGATTTTACACATCCAGATATTCAACTTGCGAATAGCGAAGTAGAGAATAGTTCTGGCGTTATTATCGCGACACCTATTTTTAAAGCGTCCTACTCAGGAGTGCTAAAAGCCTATTTGGATTTGTTGCCACTCAAAGCGTTAAAAGGGAAAGTCGTTTTGCCGCTAGGGCTTGGCGGGTCAAATGGTCATTTGTTAGCACTGCAATACGCACTGGATCCAGTTTTAAAAGAACTTGGAGCTGAAACTATTTTAAAAGGTCAGTTTACGGTGGACAAGCAAATTGAACGGCTCGGGGATGGGCTTTATGAAATTGAAGCTGCTGCGAAAGAACGACTAGACCTCGCATTAAGCCAATTTATTTCATTATTAAATCAAAATTCAGTGGAAGTGTAA
- a CDS encoding amino acid ABC transporter permease, with the protein MDKAFDVKMIADFIPTLAGYLPITLYILALSLIFGFILGVILSLPRIYKIPVLNQFARVYISFFRGTPIMVQLFIVFYGIPALSSVFGIDLSQMDPLYAAIATYALSSAATIAEVIRAGVNSVDAGQAEAAYSVGLNGRQTFLRIILPQALYQALPNFGNLVIGYLKDTSLAFSIGVMDMSGRGQTLITLSNHALEVYISLSIIYYITAVLLEYSFKWIEKRVKKENTRFTSIFDIEL; encoded by the coding sequence ATGGATAAAGCGTTCGATGTGAAAATGATTGCTGATTTTATTCCAACGTTAGCTGGTTATTTACCGATTACGTTGTATATTTTGGCACTCTCGCTTATTTTTGGTTTTATATTAGGCGTAATTTTATCATTACCGCGAATTTATAAGATTCCAGTTTTGAACCAATTTGCGCGAGTGTATATTTCGTTTTTTCGAGGGACACCGATTATGGTGCAATTATTCATTGTTTTCTACGGAATTCCGGCACTTTCCAGCGTATTTGGTATTGATTTATCGCAAATGGATCCATTATATGCCGCGATTGCAACCTATGCGTTAAGTAGTGCCGCAACAATTGCAGAAGTGATTCGCGCTGGGGTAAATAGTGTGGATGCTGGGCAGGCGGAAGCAGCTTATAGTGTTGGGTTGAACGGGCGCCAGACATTTTTACGGATTATTTTGCCGCAAGCGTTGTATCAAGCGTTACCGAATTTCGGGAATTTAGTCATTGGCTATTTGAAAGATACATCGCTCGCATTTTCGATAGGGGTGATGGATATGTCGGGAAGAGGGCAAACCTTAATAACCCTGAGCAATCACGCGTTGGAAGTCTATATTTCGCTATCGATTATTTACTATATTACAGCCGTACTACTTGAATATTCCTTCAAATGGATTGAAAAACGAGTCAAAAAGGAAAACACCAGATTTACAAGTATTTTCGATATAGAACTGTAA
- a CDS encoding LLM class flavin-dependent oxidoreductase — protein sequence MTIRLSILDQSIINPGEHPSETLQNTVELAQLAEQLGYHRFWVAEHHNSDEIAGSAPEVLLGYIAAKTNTIKLASGGVMLQHYSPYKVAEQFHVLANLAPERISLGVGKAPGGFQPATDALQKDFSKPVRTFDAKLEELVELISHESTTTIAAKPLPATNPEIFLLGGSAASAKQAAELGISFVFAYFINGEESVLKEARETFDEYQINPKASFQLAPIVVVAETKVAADRHIPERESIKVELADGRKVNVGSREQAEAYVKDIDQTYQFITQRIGAITGTKQEVGTEIKRLSAEYNIQDFVILTPIKSTEIKRYSYQLLSESIKEEVVHG from the coding sequence ATGACCATTCGATTGAGCATTTTGGATCAAAGTATTATTAATCCCGGCGAGCATCCAAGTGAAACTTTGCAAAATACTGTAGAACTTGCGCAACTCGCGGAACAACTTGGCTATCATCGCTTTTGGGTTGCGGAACACCATAATTCAGACGAAATAGCCGGATCTGCGCCAGAAGTACTGCTTGGATATATCGCTGCAAAAACGAATACCATCAAACTTGCATCTGGCGGGGTGATGCTGCAACATTACAGCCCCTATAAAGTTGCCGAACAATTTCATGTGCTAGCAAACCTAGCGCCCGAACGGATTTCGCTTGGAGTCGGAAAAGCACCAGGCGGATTCCAACCAGCAACCGATGCCCTCCAAAAAGACTTTTCCAAACCAGTCCGAACCTTTGATGCTAAATTGGAAGAATTAGTCGAGTTGATTTCACATGAATCAACCACAACTATCGCAGCCAAACCACTTCCAGCAACTAATCCAGAAATCTTTTTACTCGGAGGGAGTGCGGCGAGCGCGAAACAAGCCGCGGAGCTGGGAATTTCCTTTGTTTTCGCGTATTTTATTAACGGAGAAGAGAGCGTCTTAAAAGAAGCACGTGAAACATTTGATGAATACCAAATTAACCCCAAAGCCAGTTTTCAATTAGCGCCGATTGTCGTAGTTGCGGAAACCAAAGTCGCGGCAGACCGACATATTCCCGAGCGAGAATCAATCAAAGTCGAGCTTGCGGATGGACGTAAAGTTAATGTCGGATCGCGCGAACAAGCCGAAGCCTACGTGAAAGATATCGACCAAACATATCAGTTTATTACCCAACGAATTGGTGCAATCACAGGAACAAAACAAGAAGTCGGAACAGAAATTAAACGACTTTCAGCAGAATATAATATCCAAGATTTTGTCATTTTAACCCCAATTAAATCAACTGAAATCAAGCGCTATTCGTACCAATTATTAAGTGAATCGATAAAGGAGGAAGTTGTCCATGGCTAA
- a CDS encoding amidohydrolase, whose amino-acid sequence MKLWKNGIFYQMTAEGERVSAVLTENGQIRAVGEAADLERQFATEIAETIDLDGKVVFPGFVDAHIHLLWYGQALERLNLNQTTTKKEALQLIAERTKQLAMDEWLFVEGYDENKWADEQSLISLADLDAVSQTNPILVRRIDYHSVSINSALQAHIEDFSENGFDGGGEIVRDKAGEFTGVLRDNATTLAIDAFPAATPAELRAWLEIAITDLWSKGVTGAHSEDLHYFTGFESTFAAFRNTVGADAWPFRAHLLIHHAELAAFSDSEERFVSGDAFLELGAMKIFYDGTVGSRTALMSAGYADNKAEKGLQIHSDEAFEGLVKAARKAGLPVAIHILGDQAFANVIRTLRAYPPKEGQYDRLIHTPWLTEALIAEAEGLPVLFDIQPQFMASDLPWALDVLGENHPALAFAWKSLLQAGFPLAGGSDAPIEVPNPFWGIHAAVTRTANADLDGVAYWSEQALTVFEAIQLYTKGAAFASYKTSSRGQIAPGFVADFTILAEDPFQVKQAQLRDMSVMMTVVNEQIVYQKEDAR is encoded by the coding sequence ATGAAATTGTGGAAAAACGGTATTTTTTATCAAATGACTGCGGAAGGTGAGCGAGTGTCGGCAGTTTTAACAGAAAATGGTCAGATCCGTGCGGTTGGTGAAGCGGCGGACTTAGAACGGCAATTTGCGACTGAAATTGCGGAAACAATTGATTTGGATGGTAAAGTTGTTTTTCCTGGATTTGTTGATGCGCATATTCATTTGCTTTGGTACGGTCAAGCGTTAGAACGACTTAATTTAAACCAAACGACGACGAAAAAAGAGGCGCTACAGCTAATTGCCGAACGTACGAAACAACTTGCGATGGATGAGTGGCTATTCGTGGAAGGATATGATGAAAATAAATGGGCCGATGAACAAAGCCTGATTTCCTTGGCTGATTTGGATGCAGTAAGCCAAACGAATCCAATTTTAGTGAGACGAATTGATTATCATAGCGTATCGATAAATTCTGCGTTGCAAGCGCATATCGAAGATTTTTCGGAAAATGGTTTTGATGGCGGTGGTGAAATTGTTCGCGACAAAGCGGGGGAGTTTACAGGTGTTTTAAGAGATAATGCAACGACTTTAGCGATTGATGCTTTTCCAGCGGCAACTCCTGCTGAATTAAGAGCGTGGCTGGAAATCGCGATAACGGACTTATGGTCAAAAGGGGTAACCGGTGCGCACTCGGAAGATTTACATTATTTCACAGGATTTGAGTCTACTTTTGCTGCTTTTCGGAATACAGTTGGTGCGGATGCTTGGCCGTTTCGCGCGCATTTGTTAATTCATCATGCGGAACTAGCGGCTTTTTCGGATTCAGAAGAACGTTTTGTTAGTGGAGATGCTTTTTTAGAATTAGGTGCTATGAAGATTTTTTATGATGGAACAGTTGGCTCGCGTACGGCGCTAATGAGTGCGGGATATGCTGATAATAAAGCGGAAAAAGGACTGCAAATTCATTCTGATGAAGCGTTTGAAGGTTTGGTGAAAGCAGCAAGAAAAGCGGGATTACCTGTTGCGATTCATATTTTAGGGGATCAGGCTTTTGCCAATGTGATTCGCACGTTACGAGCCTATCCGCCTAAAGAAGGGCAATATGACAGATTAATTCATACGCCTTGGCTTACGGAAGCATTGATAGCAGAAGCGGAGGGTTTGCCGGTATTGTTTGATATACAGCCGCAATTCATGGCAAGCGATCTTCCGTGGGCATTAGATGTGTTGGGAGAAAATCATCCGGCACTCGCTTTTGCTTGGAAATCGCTGTTACAAGCTGGTTTTCCTTTAGCTGGGGGAAGTGATGCGCCGATTGAAGTGCCGAATCCATTTTGGGGAATTCATGCTGCTGTTACGAGAACGGCAAATGCGGACTTGGACGGGGTAGCGTACTGGTCTGAACAGGCGCTCACGGTGTTTGAAGCGATTCAACTTTATACAAAAGGTGCTGCGTTTGCGAGCTATAAAACATCTTCGCGCGGGCAAATTGCGCCTGGTTTTGTAGCGGATTTCACGATTTTGGCTGAAGATCCATTCCAAGTGAAACAAGCGCAACTGCGTGATATGAGCGTTATGATGACGGTTGTGAATGAGCAAATCGTTTATCAAAAAGAGGATGCTAGATAA
- a CDS encoding LysR family transcriptional regulator has translation MEFRTIKTFYTVVNTGSFQRAAEVLNYSQPTISMRIKQLEQDLDVQLFERGKTLKLTHAGRLFYERAGQLIAQYEVLDHTIFDLKNGNAGLIKVGISEPSASLVLPQILKQFLTDFPKLMVNVAVDDANTCSQKLIDGEIDFAICGEPELILENFYFPFFHDTLDLIVSEKHPLASRASVELLDLRDECFIFTPANCPIRIQIEQHLKRAIGSDYKKMELTSSMSHKYFVRENVGVSIFTSTAHSELLDGTVRIPINNLPISPPIGLLTNQKEKDFDSTTKEFIDRIIYYFDDKKRQID, from the coding sequence TTGGAATTTCGAACCATTAAAACTTTTTATACGGTGGTTAATACGGGGAGTTTTCAGCGCGCAGCAGAAGTATTAAATTATTCGCAACCGACCATTTCAATGCGCATTAAACAATTAGAACAAGATTTGGATGTCCAATTATTCGAACGCGGCAAAACATTAAAACTAACACACGCAGGCAGACTTTTCTATGAAAGAGCCGGCCAGCTTATCGCGCAATATGAAGTGCTCGACCACACTATTTTTGACTTGAAAAATGGCAACGCTGGGCTAATCAAAGTAGGCATATCTGAGCCTAGTGCCAGCCTTGTTTTGCCGCAGATTTTAAAGCAATTTTTAACTGATTTCCCAAAACTCATGGTGAACGTGGCGGTGGATGACGCCAATACATGTAGCCAAAAATTAATTGACGGGGAAATTGATTTCGCGATTTGCGGGGAACCAGAGCTAATTTTGGAGAATTTTTACTTTCCATTTTTCCATGATACGCTAGATTTAATTGTGTCAGAAAAACATCCTTTAGCTTCTCGGGCTTCGGTAGAATTACTTGATTTGCGTGATGAATGCTTTATTTTCACCCCAGCAAACTGCCCGATTCGCATTCAAATTGAACAACATCTAAAACGCGCCATTGGTAGTGATTATAAAAAAATGGAACTTACTAGCAGCATGTCGCATAAATATTTCGTGCGTGAAAACGTTGGAGTATCTATCTTTACTAGCACTGCGCATTCTGAACTACTGGACGGGACGGTTCGCATTCCAATTAACAATTTACCAATTTCACCACCAATCGGTCTGCTAACTAACCAAAAAGAAAAAGATTTTGATAGTACAACGAAGGAATTTATCGACCGTATTATTTATTATTTTGATGATAAAAAAAGACAGATAGACTAA